The Rhodopirellula halodulae genome window below encodes:
- a CDS encoding Gldg family protein — protein sequence MALNNVSMALISLLTKDAIFLLILLMVVSLLARTKQAAFAVMKRNFIGYFSNPTGYVFLCIFVFLTSVAAFWPYEFFNSNLATLDQLNYWFPVIMLVFIPAITMSIWAEEKRQGTDELLLTLPADDFDIVIGKYMSAAAIFTASLLFSQLSTFTTLAILTEGSLDTGLIFTTYLGYWFVGLAMIAIGMIASFLTGNLTVGFILGALFNAPLAFASLADSVSPSQRVAEWVRDSGIARPFDDFGRGVISSSSIIYFILVAAVALYVCMVLIGRRHWTGGKDGNSMAWHYVARAIALVIFTVGAVMLFRSKDVVRADMTEGKVSSLADATKTLIRELDDDRPIVIDAFISKEVPELYAKTRYELVNLLKEFRSEAAKNGRTIEVNLYDGIDLFSEDAALAADRFGIEPVTRMFREKGAYTQKQLILGAAFRSGLEKVTVPIFEYGIPVEYELVRSINTVARGSRKRLGVVATDARLMGGTVMNGMSMQRVEKHPLIDELAKQYEVEEVDLSGPVTPGMYDALLAVQPSSLAPQQFDRLTAAIEAGVPTAIFEDPRPIGANYVTATGDPKQSPGGMFGGGGGPSPKGDIRKIWDVLELNVPGQAAMQGMFNPELVWQQHNPYPNLETANELWLFIDEQARGVQPGEALSDANPITDGLRQVLAILGGAVYAKKDATLKHTALLSTGPLSGTLPAQTVGQVMTGQTTLAQEIQGVNPNVPIAMAIEADTSAEGSEEATGVKAVYVADMDIILPEFLLIRADPDQISDMRFQFQNVTFALNVIDWLTGDTSFIDVRNHEPIYASLRMIDSVKEEAASLVRKRSREFQTQYDETIREAQEKIDQELQSLREEIEELQKDRENGSVPQSVLREKLTAFQIKQANQQRNLDVQQAKLQNEREQKIQDVRREAEQEVTAIQNQVKTAAVALPCIPPLIVGIMVFASRRLRERENISKSRLK from the coding sequence ATGGCGCTCAACAACGTCTCGATGGCCTTGATCAGCCTGCTCACGAAAGACGCGATCTTTCTGCTGATCTTGCTGATGGTCGTGTCCCTTTTGGCTCGCACCAAACAAGCCGCCTTTGCGGTGATGAAGCGAAACTTCATCGGCTATTTCAGCAACCCGACCGGCTATGTGTTCCTGTGCATCTTCGTGTTCCTGACCTCGGTGGCCGCGTTTTGGCCGTACGAGTTCTTCAATTCGAACTTGGCCACGCTGGACCAACTGAACTACTGGTTCCCGGTGATCATGTTGGTCTTCATCCCAGCCATCACGATGAGCATCTGGGCCGAAGAAAAACGCCAGGGCACCGACGAACTGTTGTTGACATTGCCGGCCGATGACTTTGACATCGTGATCGGCAAGTACATGTCAGCCGCGGCGATTTTCACCGCCTCGTTGCTGTTCAGCCAACTCAGCACCTTCACGACGCTGGCCATCCTCACCGAAGGCAGCTTGGACACGGGCCTGATCTTCACGACTTACCTGGGCTACTGGTTCGTCGGATTGGCCATGATCGCGATTGGCATGATCGCATCGTTCCTGACCGGCAACCTGACCGTCGGTTTCATCCTGGGTGCTCTGTTCAACGCACCGCTCGCGTTTGCTTCGCTGGCGGATTCGGTCAGCCCCAGCCAACGCGTCGCTGAATGGGTTCGCGACAGCGGCATCGCTCGTCCGTTTGACGATTTCGGCCGCGGAGTGATCAGCTCGTCCTCGATCATCTACTTCATCCTGGTCGCGGCGGTTGCACTCTACGTCTGCATGGTCTTGATCGGACGTCGTCACTGGACCGGCGGCAAAGACGGTAACTCGATGGCGTGGCACTACGTTGCCCGAGCCATCGCACTGGTGATCTTCACCGTTGGTGCCGTGATGTTGTTCCGCAGCAAAGACGTCGTGCGAGCCGACATGACGGAAGGCAAAGTCAGCTCACTGGCCGACGCGACCAAAACTTTGATCCGCGAACTGGACGACGATCGACCGATCGTGATCGACGCGTTCATCAGCAAAGAAGTCCCCGAGCTTTACGCGAAGACTCGTTATGAGCTGGTGAACTTGCTGAAAGAGTTCCGCAGCGAAGCCGCCAAAAACGGCCGCACCATCGAAGTCAACTTGTACGACGGCATCGACTTGTTCAGCGAAGACGCCGCTCTGGCAGCGGATCGTTTTGGCATCGAACCCGTCACCCGAATGTTCCGCGAAAAGGGTGCTTACACACAAAAGCAATTGATCCTGGGTGCGGCGTTCCGGTCGGGCTTGGAAAAAGTCACCGTGCCAATCTTCGAATACGGGATCCCCGTCGAGTACGAATTGGTCCGCAGTATCAACACCGTCGCCCGCGGTTCGCGAAAACGATTGGGTGTGGTTGCCACCGACGCTCGTTTGATGGGCGGAACCGTGATGAACGGCATGTCGATGCAGCGAGTCGAGAAACACCCGCTGATTGACGAACTCGCCAAACAATATGAAGTCGAAGAAGTCGACTTGTCCGGCCCGGTGACCCCCGGCATGTATGACGCTTTGTTGGCGGTCCAGCCTTCGTCGTTGGCGCCGCAACAATTCGATCGTTTGACCGCGGCTATCGAAGCCGGCGTGCCCACCGCAATCTTCGAAGACCCACGCCCCATCGGTGCGAACTACGTCACCGCGACCGGTGATCCGAAACAATCGCCTGGCGGCATGTTCGGCGGCGGCGGTGGACCTTCACCCAAAGGCGACATCCGCAAAATTTGGGACGTGCTGGAACTGAACGTTCCTGGGCAAGCCGCCATGCAAGGCATGTTCAATCCCGAACTTGTTTGGCAACAGCACAATCCTTATCCCAACTTGGAAACCGCTAACGAACTTTGGTTGTTCATTGATGAACAAGCGCGTGGCGTTCAACCCGGTGAAGCACTCAGCGACGCCAATCCGATCACCGATGGATTGCGTCAGGTGCTCGCGATCTTGGGCGGTGCGGTTTACGCGAAGAAAGACGCGACGCTGAAACACACCGCGTTGCTTTCAACCGGCCCATTGTCGGGAACCTTGCCGGCTCAAACCGTCGGCCAAGTCATGACTGGACAAACAACGCTGGCTCAAGAGATCCAAGGCGTGAACCCCAATGTTCCGATCGCCATGGCCATCGAAGCTGACACCTCGGCCGAAGGCAGCGAAGAAGCAACGGGCGTGAAGGCCGTCTACGTGGCTGACATGGACATCATCCTGCCCGAGTTCTTGTTGATCCGAGCTGATCCGGACCAAATCTCGGACATGCGTTTCCAATTCCAAAACGTGACGTTTGCTTTGAACGTGATCGATTGGTTGACCGGCGACACCAGCTTCATCGATGTTCGAAACCACGAACCGATCTACGCCAGTTTGCGGATGATTGACTCGGTGAAGGAAGAAGCCGCCAGCTTGGTTCGCAAACGCAGCCGCGAATTCCAAACGCAATACGACGAAACGATTCGCGAAGCTCAGGAGAAGATCGACCAGGAATTGCAATCGCTTCGCGAGGAGATCGAGGAACTGCAAAAAGATCGCGAAAACGGTTCGGTGCCGCAAAGCGTGCTTCGTGAAAAGCTGACGGCTTTCCAAATCAAGCAAGCCAACCAGCAACGCAACTTGGACGTTCAACAAGCCAAGCTGCAGAACGAACGCGAACAAAAGATCCAAGACGTTCGCCGAGAAGCGGAGCAAGAAGTCACCGCGATTCAGAATCAAGTCAAAACGGCTGCCGTGGCGTTGCCCTGCATCCCGCCGTTGATCGTCGGCATCATGGTTTTCGCGTCACGACGTTTGCGTGAACGTGAAAACATCAGCAAGAGCCGACTGAAATAA
- a CDS encoding ABC transporter ATP-binding protein, with amino-acid sequence MAEATTADTTTSPASKSDSTPGGRKPMIEAVGLSKFYGPFAAAREVTFSVGEGELVAFLGPNGAGKSTTMKMLTGYIAPSEGHARIAGHNMMDDRIAGSRRLGYLPENGPLYPEMTPKGMLEFFADARGLSPRIKRDRIDAVVDICDLSSVMYKPISKLSKGFKQRVGMSQALLHEPDVLILDEPTAGLDPNQIRGVRKTMRRLSETKTILLSTHILQEVEAMADRVVMINEGRMVYDGDVDGLRTTGRGDLDEAFHQLTGQAETEPEAASSK; translated from the coding sequence ATGGCAGAAGCCACAACGGCGGACACGACGACCTCCCCCGCATCCAAATCGGATTCCACCCCGGGCGGTCGCAAACCCATGATCGAAGCGGTGGGGCTAAGCAAATTTTATGGCCCCTTCGCGGCCGCACGCGAAGTCACGTTCAGCGTCGGCGAAGGCGAATTGGTTGCGTTCTTGGGGCCCAACGGGGCCGGCAAGAGCACGACCATGAAAATGCTGACCGGTTACATCGCCCCGAGCGAAGGTCACGCTCGGATCGCTGGTCACAACATGATGGACGATCGCATCGCGGGCAGTCGTCGCCTGGGATACCTGCCTGAAAACGGGCCGCTGTATCCCGAAATGACTCCCAAGGGCATGTTGGAATTTTTCGCCGATGCCCGCGGACTTTCCCCGCGAATCAAACGCGATCGCATCGACGCGGTGGTGGACATCTGCGACCTGTCGTCGGTGATGTACAAACCGATCAGCAAGCTGTCCAAAGGTTTCAAGCAACGGGTCGGCATGAGCCAAGCTCTGCTGCACGAACCCGACGTGCTGATTTTGGACGAACCGACCGCCGGTTTGGACCCCAACCAAATTCGCGGCGTTCGGAAAACGATGCGTCGTCTCAGCGAAACGAAAACGATTTTGCTCAGCACGCACATTCTGCAAGAAGTCGAAGCGATGGCCGACCGCGTTGTGATGATCAACGAAGGTCGCATGGTCTACGACGGTGACGTGGATGGTTTGCGAACCACCGGTCGTGGTGATTTGGACGAAGCGTTCCACCAACTGACCGGACAAGCCGAGACCGAACCCGAAGCGGCCTCCTCGAAGTGA
- a CDS encoding DUF6800 family protein, with amino-acid sequence MAGTERRREIARLRARRKKTANLLQRVKAGTMEKAEAARKLRKLTPGADVIIQREGLA; translated from the coding sequence ATGGCAGGAACCGAACGTCGTCGTGAAATCGCCCGTCTGCGTGCTCGTCGCAAGAAAACCGCCAACCTGTTGCAACGCGTCAAAGCCGGCACGATGGAAAAAGCCGAAGCCGCTCGCAAGCTTCGCAAATTGACTCCCGGTGCGGATGTCATCATCCAGCGTGAAGGCCTCGCCTGA